A DNA window from Turicibacter sp. TJ11 contains the following coding sequences:
- the rpoB gene encoding DNA-directed RNA polymerase subunit beta, protein MKRVAGKIVQYGKKRQRRNYSRIDVALELPNLIEIQTASYQWFLDEGIREMFKDISPIEDNNGNLALEFVGYSLGEPKYSVLEAKERDANYAAPLRVKVRLHIKDEETHAIKEVKESEVYMGDFPLMTPTGTFVINGSERVIVSQLVRSSGVYYNKETDKKSGKEKYAAQVIPNRGAWLEYELDAKDIVYVRVDRTRKIPITVLLRALGLSTKEQIIEMFGENQYILNTLEKDQTVNSDEALMEIFQKLRQGEHATIDGARTLFVSRFFDPKRYDLAHVGRYKFNKKLSAQERLLNQKLASDIFDSETGEVLVEEGTVITRRIFEEVLADKIDRLNIKKVELVNPLEETETYVQEFEVYSPRVNEGDQVVKIIGNVEDECKYITTSDIFASVSYFFNLLDSVGYLDDIDHLGNRRLRLVGELLQNQFRIGLSRMERVVKERMSIQESEGITPSSLINIRPVTAAIKEFFGSSQLSQFMDQTNPLSELTHKRRLSALGPGGLTRERAGMEVRDVHYSHYGRMCPIETPEGPNIGLINSLSSYAKVNEFGFIETPYRRVVPIVDEATGETKMQVTGEIRYLTADEEDRYVVAQAGLDLDANDCLPEKVIVRHRGENLIVPAERVDFVDVSPKQIVSVATACIPFLEHDDANRALMGANMQRQAIPLLIPEAPFVGTGMEYVAAKDSGQAVVAQNSGTVEYVDSKQIRIRREADGGLDRYPLIKFVRSNSSTVLNQRPIVRLGDYINAGEVLADSSSMESGELALGRNVVVAFMTWNGYNYEDAIIMSERLVKDDVYTSIHIEEYELEARDTKLGPEEITRDIPGVGEEALKNLDDRGIIRIGAEVKEDDILVGKVTAKGQTELTAEERLLHAIFGEKAREVRDTSLRVPHGGDGIVHDVKYFSRRNGDDLSPGVNEVIRIYIVQKRKISEGDKMAGRHGNKGVISKILPQEDMPYMPDGTPVDIMLNPLGVPSRMNIGQILEIHLGMAAKKLGIHVATPVFDGVKTEDLEAIIAEAGMDPDAKTVLYDGRTGEKFDNRISVGVMYMIKLAHMVDDKLHARSIGPYSLVTQQPLGGKAQFGGQRFGEMEVWALEAYGAAYTLQEILTVKSDDITGRVKTYEAIVRGENVPEPGIPESFRVLVKELQSLGMDVKILSDEKDEIEIRDLENVKTHQIVVPETVEE, encoded by the coding sequence GTGAAACGCGTGGCAGGGAAAATTGTTCAATATGGTAAAAAGAGACAACGTCGTAACTACTCAAGAATTGATGTTGCACTCGAACTCCCTAACTTAATTGAAATTCAAACTGCTTCTTATCAGTGGTTCCTTGATGAAGGTATTCGTGAAATGTTTAAAGACATTTCTCCAATTGAAGACAATAATGGTAATTTAGCGCTTGAATTCGTTGGGTATAGCTTAGGAGAACCAAAATATTCTGTTTTAGAAGCTAAAGAACGCGATGCTAACTATGCTGCCCCTTTACGTGTTAAAGTTCGTCTACACATTAAAGACGAAGAAACACACGCAATTAAGGAAGTGAAGGAAAGCGAAGTATACATGGGGGATTTCCCTTTAATGACCCCAACAGGAACGTTCGTTATTAACGGTTCTGAACGTGTAATCGTATCACAATTAGTCCGTTCATCAGGTGTTTATTACAATAAAGAAACTGATAAAAAGAGCGGTAAAGAAAAATATGCTGCACAAGTTATCCCTAACCGTGGTGCGTGGTTAGAATATGAACTTGATGCAAAAGACATTGTTTATGTTCGTGTCGATAGAACACGTAAAATTCCAATTACAGTTTTATTACGTGCATTAGGACTTTCAACAAAAGAACAAATCATCGAGATGTTTGGTGAAAATCAATATATCTTAAATACATTAGAAAAAGACCAAACAGTTAATTCTGATGAAGCTTTAATGGAAATCTTCCAAAAACTTCGTCAAGGTGAACATGCAACGATCGATGGTGCGCGAACTTTATTCGTTTCTCGTTTCTTTGATCCTAAACGATACGACTTAGCTCATGTTGGACGTTATAAATTTAACAAAAAATTAAGTGCACAAGAGCGCTTATTAAATCAAAAATTAGCTAGCGACATCTTTGATTCAGAGACAGGTGAAGTGCTTGTTGAAGAAGGTACTGTTATTACACGTCGTATTTTCGAAGAGGTTTTAGCAGATAAAATTGATCGTTTAAATATTAAAAAAGTCGAATTAGTAAATCCTTTAGAGGAAACTGAAACTTATGTTCAAGAATTCGAAGTTTATTCACCAAGAGTAAACGAAGGAGATCAAGTTGTAAAAATTATCGGTAATGTAGAAGATGAATGTAAATACATTACAACTTCAGATATTTTTGCATCTGTAAGTTACTTCTTTAACTTATTAGATTCAGTTGGTTACTTAGATGATATTGATCATTTAGGAAATCGTCGTTTACGCCTAGTAGGTGAGTTATTACAAAATCAGTTCCGTATCGGATTATCTCGTATGGAACGTGTTGTTAAAGAGAGAATGTCAATTCAAGAAAGCGAAGGAATCACTCCATCAAGCTTAATTAACATTCGTCCTGTAACAGCAGCTATTAAAGAGTTCTTTGGTAGTTCACAGTTATCACAGTTCATGGATCAAACAAACCCATTATCAGAGTTAACGCATAAACGTCGTTTATCTGCGTTAGGGCCAGGTGGTTTAACACGTGAACGAGCTGGAATGGAAGTACGTGACGTTCACTACTCTCATTACGGACGTATGTGTCCTATCGAAACACCAGAGGGACCAAACATCGGGTTAATTAACTCTTTATCATCATATGCAAAAGTCAATGAATTTGGATTTATTGAAACACCATATCGCCGTGTTGTTCCAATTGTAGATGAAGCAACTGGCGAAACAAAAATGCAAGTAACTGGAGAAATCCGTTATTTAACAGCTGATGAAGAAGATCGTTATGTTGTTGCACAAGCTGGTTTAGATTTAGATGCAAATGATTGCCTACCTGAAAAAGTAATCGTTCGTCATCGCGGTGAAAACTTAATCGTTCCTGCTGAACGTGTTGATTTCGTAGACGTATCTCCAAAACAGATCGTATCTGTTGCGACAGCATGTATTCCATTCTTAGAGCACGATGATGCCAACCGTGCGTTAATGGGTGCCAACATGCAACGTCAGGCAATTCCTTTATTAATTCCTGAAGCACCATTTGTTGGGACAGGTATGGAATATGTAGCAGCAAAAGACTCTGGACAAGCAGTTGTTGCTCAAAACAGCGGAACAGTAGAATACGTTGACTCAAAACAAATCCGTATTCGTCGTGAAGCTGATGGTGGATTAGATCGTTATCCATTAATTAAATTTGTTCGTTCGAACTCAAGTACTGTATTAAATCAACGTCCAATTGTACGCTTAGGTGACTACATTAATGCTGGTGAAGTATTAGCAGATAGTTCATCAATGGAAAGTGGAGAATTAGCATTAGGACGTAACGTAGTTGTAGCATTCATGACATGGAATGGATATAACTATGAGGATGCCATCATCATGAGTGAACGCTTAGTAAAAGATGATGTGTATACATCAATTCACATTGAAGAATATGAATTAGAAGCTCGTGATACTAAGTTAGGACCAGAAGAAATCACACGTGATATTCCAGGTGTTGGTGAAGAAGCACTTAAAAACTTAGACGATCGTGGAATTATTCGTATCGGTGCGGAAGTTAAAGAAGATGATATCTTAGTAGGTAAAGTAACTGCTAAAGGTCAAACAGAATTAACAGCAGAAGAACGTTTATTACACGCTATCTTTGGTGAAAAAGCACGTGAAGTTCGTGATACATCATTACGTGTACCACATGGTGGAGACGGAATTGTACACGATGTTAAATATTTCTCTCGTCGCAATGGTGATGATTTATCACCAGGTGTCAACGAAGTAATTCGTATTTACATTGTTCAAAAACGTAAAATCTCTGAGGGAGATAAAATGGCCGGACGCCATGGAAACAAAGGGGTTATCTCTAAAATCTTACCTCAAGAAGATATGCCATATATGCCAGATGGAACACCAGTGGACATCATGTTAAACCCATTAGGGGTACCATCACGTATGAACATTGGTCAGATTCTAGAAATTCACTTAGGAATGGCCGCTAAAAAATTAGGAATTCACGTAGCAACACCGGTGTTCGATGGTGTTAAAACTGAAGACTTAGAAGCAATTATTGCAGAAGCTGGTATGGATCCAGATGCAAAAACTGTATTATACGATGGACGTACAGGTGAAAAATTCGATAATAGAATTTCAGTTGGAGTCATGTACATGATCAAACTTGCTCACATGGTTGATGACAAGTTACATGCTCGTTCAATTGGACCTTACTCATTAGTAACTCAACAACCACTTGGAGGTAAAGCTCAATTTGGTGGACAACGTTTCGGAGAGATGGAGGTATGGGCACTTGAAGCATATGGTGCGGCATACACATTACAAGAAATCTTAACCGTGAAATCAGATGATATTACAGGACGTGTTAAAACATATGAAGCTATCGTACGTGGAGAGAATGTTCCTGAACCAGGTATCCCTGAGTCATTCCGAGTATTAGTCAAAGAGTTACAATCATTAGGTATGGACGTTAAAATCTTATCTGATGAAAAAGATGAAATTGAAATTCGCGATCTTGAGAATGTAAAAACTCATCAAATCGTTGTTCCAGAAACTGTTGAAGAATAA
- the rpsL gene encoding 30S ribosomal protein S12, translating into MPTINQLVRKGRQSKETKSKSRHLNVGYNSLKKEQTNLYSPQKRGVCTRVATMTPKKPNSALRKYARVRLTNGLEVTAYIPGIGHKLQEHSVVLIRGGRVKDLPGVRYHIVRGTLDATGVDGRMQGRSKYGTKKPKAAKK; encoded by the coding sequence ATGCCAACTATTAACCAATTAGTTCGTAAAGGACGTCAAAGTAAAGAAACAAAATCTAAATCTCGTCATTTAAATGTAGGGTACAATAGTTTAAAGAAAGAACAAACTAACTTATACTCTCCACAAAAACGTGGGGTATGTACTCGTGTTGCTACAATGACACCTAAAAAACCAAACTCGGCTTTACGTAAATATGCCCGTGTACGTTTAACAAACGGTTTAGAAGTAACAGCATACATTCCTGGTATTGGACACAAATTACAAGAGCACAGCGTTGTTTTAATTCGCGGTGGACGTGTAAAAGACTTACCAGGGGTACGTTATCATATCGTTCGTGGTACTTTAGATGCTACAGGTGTAGATGGACGTATGCAAGGTCGTTCTAAATACGGAACAAAAAAACCAAAAGCAGCTAAAAAATAA
- the rpoC gene encoding DNA-directed RNA polymerase subunit beta', translating into MVDVNKFKYMKIGLASSDTIRKWSYGEVKKSETINYRTLKPEKDGLFCERIFGPQKDCECACGKYKRIRHEGIVCDRCGVEVTVAKVRRERMGHIELAAPVAHIWYVKGIPSRMGLLLNMSPRELEEVIYFVNYVVIDPGKTDLIKQKVLTEKEYREAYEKWGNTFQVGMGAEAIKSLLESLDLDQLAKELRSELKVAQGQKRGKVIKRLEVVESFRNSGNRPDWMILDVLPVIPPELRPMVQLDGGRFATSDLNDLYRRVINRNNRLIRYLEIGAPNIIINNEKRMIQEAVDALIDNGRRGRPVTGPGNRPLKSLSHMLKGKQGRFRQNLLGKRVDYSGRSVIVVGPDLKMYQCGLPKEMALELFKPFVMKELVERDLAQNIKSAKKMIERMDDALWDVVEDVIREHPVLLNRAPTLHRLGIQAFEPKIVEGRAIRLHPLVTTAFNADFDGDQMAVHVPLSQEAQAEARLLMLAANNILNPKDGKPVVTPSQDMVLGNYYLTMEEAGAKGEGNIYKDTNELMMAYANGYVTLHSRIAIDANALNNMTFTEEQNNKYIITTLGKVIFNAILPKTFPYLNEPTMVNLQGATPAKYFVEKGTNIKEYLSDVKIVSPFKKKFLGDIISEVFRIYKTTETSRMLDRLKDLGFKYSTVAGISVGVADVVVSSKKKELLKEGDDKVAQIQEFYNRGLLTDDERYRLVIDVWAKVKDEIQHVLMNELPADNHIYMMSDSGARGNASNFTQLAGMRGLMANPSGKTIELPIKSSFREGLTVTEFFISTHGARKGLADTALKTADSGYLTRRLVDVAQDVIVREEDCGTDKGQYITEIKQRGQTVETLFDRIVGRYTAKPVYHPVTKEKIAERNVYISDELAKTIVDAGIEGIDIRTIYSCNAQKGVCKKCYGQNLATGKEVEVGEAVGIMAAQSIGEPGTQLTMRTFHTGGVAGADITQGLPRIQELFEARNPKGRAIIAEIDGVITTIKANTKNRYEITLTNKLESRNYLLPYGVQPLVSEGDEVFAGDMLTEGSIDPKELLRVKDVAAVQAYILKEVQNVYRAQGVELSDKHIEIMVHQMMKKVKVIDGGDTDILPGSLIDTTQYTRVNAAAIMRGKRPAVGIPTILGITKASLETESFLSAASFQETTRVLTDAAIKGKVDELIGLKENVIIGKLIPAGTGVLREDHIQPVHKNEDDMEEEILPFDTVTTDLKLPTDSVDFSLEDDLDELDIELDFDETDLFEAEDE; encoded by the coding sequence TTGGTAGATGTTAATAAGTTTAAGTATATGAAGATTGGATTAGCATCTTCAGATACAATCCGTAAATGGTCTTATGGTGAAGTAAAAAAATCTGAGACAATTAACTATCGTACATTAAAACCTGAAAAAGATGGATTATTCTGTGAGCGTATCTTCGGTCCTCAAAAAGACTGCGAGTGTGCTTGTGGTAAATATAAACGTATACGCCACGAAGGAATCGTTTGTGATCGTTGTGGTGTAGAAGTAACAGTAGCAAAAGTTCGTCGTGAACGTATGGGGCACATCGAACTTGCTGCACCTGTTGCACATATCTGGTATGTAAAAGGTATTCCAAGTCGTATGGGGCTATTATTAAATATGTCCCCACGCGAACTTGAAGAAGTTATTTACTTTGTAAACTATGTTGTTATTGATCCAGGTAAAACTGATTTAATTAAACAAAAAGTATTAACAGAAAAAGAATATCGTGAAGCATATGAAAAATGGGGGAACACATTCCAAGTAGGGATGGGTGCCGAAGCCATTAAGAGTTTATTAGAATCATTAGATTTAGATCAATTAGCGAAAGAATTACGCTCAGAATTAAAAGTTGCACAAGGTCAAAAACGTGGTAAAGTTATTAAACGTTTAGAAGTAGTAGAATCATTCCGTAACTCAGGAAACCGTCCTGATTGGATGATTTTAGACGTATTACCGGTTATTCCACCTGAATTACGTCCAATGGTTCAATTAGACGGTGGACGCTTTGCAACATCTGACTTAAATGACTTATATCGTCGTGTTATTAACCGTAATAACCGTTTAATTCGCTACTTAGAAATCGGAGCACCTAATATCATCATTAACAATGAAAAGCGTATGATTCAAGAAGCAGTTGATGCTTTAATTGATAACGGTCGTCGTGGACGTCCAGTAACTGGACCAGGAAACCGTCCATTAAAATCACTTTCTCATATGTTAAAAGGTAAACAAGGTCGTTTCCGTCAAAACTTATTAGGTAAACGTGTTGACTACTCTGGACGTTCGGTAATCGTAGTAGGACCAGACTTAAAGATGTATCAATGTGGATTACCAAAAGAAATGGCACTTGAGTTATTCAAGCCGTTTGTTATGAAAGAGTTAGTAGAACGTGATTTAGCTCAAAATATTAAGAGTGCTAAAAAAATGATTGAACGTATGGATGATGCATTATGGGATGTTGTTGAAGACGTCATTCGTGAGCATCCGGTCTTATTAAACCGTGCCCCTACGTTACACCGTTTAGGAATTCAAGCTTTCGAACCTAAAATCGTAGAAGGACGTGCTATCCGTCTTCACCCACTTGTAACGACAGCATTTAATGCCGACTTTGACGGTGACCAGATGGCGGTTCACGTACCATTATCACAAGAAGCACAAGCAGAAGCACGTTTATTAATGTTAGCTGCAAATAACATCTTAAACCCGAAAGACGGTAAACCAGTTGTTACTCCATCTCAGGATATGGTATTAGGTAACTACTACTTAACAATGGAAGAAGCCGGGGCAAAAGGTGAAGGTAACATTTATAAAGATACAAATGAGTTAATGATGGCGTATGCAAATGGATATGTTACGTTACACTCTCGTATTGCTATTGATGCAAATGCATTAAATAATATGACATTCACTGAAGAACAAAATAATAAATACATTATTACAACTTTAGGGAAAGTTATTTTCAATGCGATCTTACCTAAAACATTCCCTTATTTAAATGAACCAACGATGGTAAACTTACAAGGTGCAACACCTGCTAAGTATTTCGTTGAAAAAGGAACAAATATTAAAGAATATTTATCGGATGTAAAGATTGTTTCTCCATTTAAGAAAAAATTCTTAGGAGATATCATCTCTGAAGTATTCCGTATTTATAAAACAACTGAAACATCACGTATGTTAGACCGATTAAAAGATTTAGGATTTAAGTATTCAACTGTTGCTGGTATCTCGGTAGGGGTTGCTGACGTAGTCGTATCTTCTAAGAAAAAAGAGTTATTAAAAGAAGGTGACGATAAAGTCGCTCAAATTCAAGAATTCTATAATCGTGGATTATTAACAGACGATGAGCGTTATCGTTTAGTTATCGATGTTTGGGCAAAAGTAAAAGATGAAATTCAACATGTCTTAATGAATGAGTTACCAGCAGATAACCACATTTACATGATGAGTGACTCTGGAGCCCGTGGTAACGCATCAAACTTTACTCAGTTAGCCGGTATGCGTGGATTAATGGCCAACCCATCTGGTAAAACAATTGAGTTACCAATCAAATCTTCATTCCGTGAAGGTTTAACAGTAACTGAGTTCTTCATCTCTACCCATGGTGCTCGTAAAGGGTTAGCCGATACAGCCTTAAAAACAGCCGATTCAGGTTATTTAACTCGTCGTTTAGTTGACGTTGCACAAGATGTCATTGTACGCGAAGAAGACTGTGGTACAGATAAAGGACAATATATTACAGAAATCAAACAACGTGGTCAAACAGTGGAGACATTATTTGATCGTATCGTGGGACGCTATACAGCGAAACCTGTGTATCATCCAGTAACAAAAGAAAAAATTGCTGAACGTAATGTCTATATTTCGGACGAATTAGCTAAAACAATTGTTGATGCAGGAATTGAAGGAATAGATATTCGTACAATTTACTCATGTAATGCTCAAAAAGGTGTATGTAAGAAATGTTATGGTCAAAACTTAGCAACTGGTAAAGAGGTTGAAGTTGGGGAAGCTGTAGGTATTATGGCTGCTCAGTCAATCGGTGAACCAGGTACTCAGTTAACGATGCGTACATTCCATACAGGAGGGGTAGCCGGAGCGGATATCACACAAGGGTTACCTCGTATCCAAGAGCTATTTGAGGCGCGTAATCCAAAAGGACGTGCAATTATCGCTGAAATTGACGGTGTTATCACTACAATTAAAGCAAACACTAAAAACCGTTATGAAATTACATTAACGAATAAATTAGAAAGCCGTAATTACTTATTACCATACGGGGTACAACCATTAGTATCTGAGGGTGATGAAGTATTTGCAGGTGATATGTTAACAGAAGGTTCAATCGATCCTAAAGAATTATTACGCGTTAAGGATGTTGCCGCTGTACAAGCATATATCTTAAAAGAAGTACAAAACGTATACCGCGCACAAGGGGTAGAATTATCAGATAAACATATTGAGATCATGGTTCATCAAATGATGAAAAAGGTTAAAGTTATCGATGGTGGAGACACAGATATCTTACCAGGATCATTAATTGATACAACTCAATACACACGTGTTAATGCCGCTGCAATTATGCGCGGAAAACGCCCAGCTGTAGGTATTCCAACGATTCTAGGTATCACTAAAGCTTCGTTAGAAACTGAATCATTCTTATCTGCTGCATCATTCCAGGAAACAACACGCGTTCTTACTGATGCTGCAATCAAAGGTAAAGTAGATGAGTTAATCGGATTAAAAGAAAATGTTATCATCGGTAAGTTAATCCCAGCCGGAACAGGTGTATTACGTGAAGATCATATTCAACCAGTTCATAAAAACGAAGATGATATGGAAGAAGAAATCTTACCATTTGATACAGTAACTACAGATTTAAAACTACCAACTGATTCAGTAGATTTTTCGTTAGAAGATGATTTAGATGAGTTAGATATCGAGCTAGATTTCGATGAAACTGATTTATTTGAAGCTGAAGACGAATAA
- the rpsG gene encoding 30S ribosomal protein S7, translating to MPRKGHVAKRDVLPDPIYNSKLVSRLINNIMQDGKKGTAQTILYNAFDIISEKTGREPMEVFEEAIENIMPVLEVKARRIGGANYQVPVEVRPERRITLGLRWLVQYSRSRGEKTMEQRLANEIIDAANNTGASVKKREDTHKMAEANKAFAHYRW from the coding sequence ATGCCACGTAAAGGACATGTAGCAAAACGCGATGTTTTGCCAGATCCAATTTATAACTCTAAATTAGTATCTCGTTTAATCAACAACATCATGCAAGATGGTAAAAAAGGTACTGCACAAACAATCTTATATAATGCATTCGATATCATTTCTGAGAAAACTGGTCGCGAACCAATGGAAGTATTCGAAGAAGCAATCGAAAACATCATGCCAGTATTAGAAGTTAAAGCTCGCCGTATTGGTGGAGCTAACTACCAAGTACCAGTTGAGGTTCGTCCAGAGCGCCGAATCACTTTAGGATTACGTTGGTTAGTTCAATACTCTCGCTCTCGCGGAGAAAAAACTATGGAGCAACGCTTAGCTAACGAAATTATCGATGCAGCTAACAACACAGGTGCATCTGTTAAAAAACGTGAGGATACTCACAAAATGGCTGAAGCTAACAAAGCATTCGCTCATTACCGTTGGTAA
- the fusA gene encoding elongation factor G, translated as MAREFSLNHTRNIGIMAHIDAGKTTTTERILYYTGRIHKIGETHDGASQMDWMAQEQERGITITSAATTAAWNGHRVNIIDTPGHVDFTVEVERSLRVLDGAVAVLDAQSGVEPQTETVWRQATTYGVPRIVFVNKMDKTGADFLYSVKTLHDRLGANALPIQLPIGAEDDFEGIIDLVEMKQYMYTNDLGTDIQVGEIDAAHLEDAEMYRDQLIESVSNLDEELMMKYLEGEEISIEELKAAIRRATINVELFPVLCGSAFKNKGVQLMLDAVIDYLPAPTDIPAIKGTLEDGTEVERHASDEEPFAALAFKVMTDPFVGKLTFFRVYSGTIQSGTYVLNSTKGKRERVGRLLQMHANSRQEISEVYAGDIAAAVGLKDTTTGDTLCDPDNEVILESMVFPEPVISLSVEPKSKADQDKMGIALQKLAEEDPTFRTHTDEETGETIISGMGELHLDIIVDRMRREFKVEANIGAPQVAYRETFTQAADVEGKFVRQSGGRGQYGHVWIKFEPQEAGAGYEFVDAVVGGVVPREYIGSVDAGLKDALQNGQLSGFPVVDVKCTLFDGSYHDVDSSEMAYKIAASMALKNAYDKCKPVLLEPVMKVEVVIPDEYLGDVMGDITSRRGRLDGMEARGNAQVIRAYVPLSEMFGYATALRSNTQGRGNYSMEMDHYEQVPKSIADEVIKKHRG; from the coding sequence ATGGCAAGAGAATTCTCTTTAAATCACACTCGTAATATCGGGATCATGGCACACATCGATGCTGGTAAAACGACTACTACAGAACGTATCTTATACTACACTGGTCGTATCCATAAAATCGGAGAAACTCACGATGGTGCTTCTCAAATGGACTGGATGGCTCAAGAGCAAGAGCGTGGTATCACAATCACATCTGCTGCAACAACAGCTGCTTGGAATGGTCATCGCGTAAACATCATCGATACACCAGGTCACGTAGACTTCACAGTAGAAGTTGAACGTTCATTACGTGTATTAGATGGTGCAGTAGCAGTATTAGATGCACAATCAGGAGTTGAGCCTCAAACTGAAACAGTTTGGCGCCAAGCTACTACATACGGAGTACCACGTATCGTATTCGTTAACAAAATGGATAAAACAGGTGCGGATTTCTTATACTCTGTAAAAACTTTACATGATCGTTTAGGAGCTAACGCTCTTCCAATTCAATTACCAATCGGTGCTGAAGATGATTTCGAAGGTATCATTGACTTAGTTGAAATGAAACAATACATGTATACAAATGATTTAGGAACTGACATCCAAGTTGGAGAAATCGATGCAGCTCACTTAGAAGATGCTGAAATGTACCGTGATCAATTAATTGAATCGGTATCTAACTTAGATGAAGAGTTAATGATGAAATACTTAGAAGGTGAAGAAATTTCAATCGAAGAATTAAAAGCTGCGATTCGTCGTGCTACAATCAACGTTGAATTATTCCCTGTATTATGTGGATCAGCCTTCAAAAACAAAGGTGTTCAGTTAATGTTAGATGCTGTTATTGACTACTTACCAGCTCCAACTGATATTCCTGCAATCAAAGGAACATTAGAAGATGGAACTGAAGTTGAGCGTCATGCTTCTGATGAAGAACCATTCGCAGCATTAGCATTCAAAGTTATGACTGACCCATTCGTAGGTAAGTTAACATTCTTCCGTGTTTATTCAGGAACAATCCAATCAGGAACTTACGTATTAAACTCAACTAAAGGTAAACGTGAGCGTGTTGGACGTTTATTACAAATGCACGCTAACAGCCGTCAAGAAATCTCTGAAGTATACGCAGGAGATATCGCTGCAGCTGTAGGTTTAAAAGATACTACAACAGGAGATACTTTATGTGATCCAGATAACGAAGTTATCTTAGAATCAATGGTATTCCCTGAGCCAGTAATCTCTTTATCAGTTGAACCTAAATCAAAAGCAGACCAAGATAAAATGGGTATCGCTTTACAAAAATTAGCTGAAGAAGATCCAACTTTCCGTACTCATACAGACGAAGAAACTGGTGAAACTATCATCTCAGGTATGGGTGAGTTACACTTAGATATCATCGTTGACCGTATGCGTCGTGAATTCAAAGTTGAAGCTAACATCGGTGCGCCTCAAGTAGCTTACCGTGAAACATTCACTCAAGCTGCTGATGTAGAAGGTAAATTTGTACGTCAGTCTGGTGGACGTGGACAATACGGACACGTGTGGATCAAATTCGAACCACAAGAAGCAGGTGCTGGATATGAATTCGTAGATGCTGTTGTTGGTGGGGTTGTACCTCGTGAATACATCGGATCTGTTGATGCAGGATTAAAAGATGCATTACAAAATGGACAATTATCAGGATTCCCTGTAGTTGACGTTAAATGTACATTATTCGATGGTTCTTACCATGATGTCGACTCAAGTGAGATGGCATACAAAATTGCAGCGTCTATGGCATTAAAAAATGCTTATGACAAATGTAAACCAGTTCTTTTAGAACCAGTAATGAAAGTTGAAGTTGTTATCCCAGATGAGTACTTAGGAGACGTAATGGGAGATATCACTTCTCGTCGTGGACGTTTAGACGGAATGGAAGCTCGTGGTAATGCGCAAGTTATCCGTGCATATGTTCCATTATCTGAAATGTTCGGATATGCAACTGCATTACGTTCTAATACACAAGGACGCGGAAACTACTCAATGGAAATGGATCACTATGAGCAAGTTCCAAAATCAATCGCTGATGAAGTCATCAAAAAACATCGTGGATAA